Below is a genomic region from Candidatus Neptunochlamydia vexilliferae.
CGACCCAAAATGGATTGGGTCAGTCGAGCTGTGTTGGGATTGGAGGAGATCCCCTAAATGGAACGAATTTTATCGATGTTTTAGAACTATTTGAAAAAGATTCTGACACAGCCGGCATTTTCTTGATTGGGGAGATTGGGGGAAACGCTGAAGAAGAGGCGGCCGCTTGGATCAAGGCCCATTGCAGCAAGCCTGTTGGGGGCTTTATCGCAGGTGTAACGGCTCCTCCCGGACGGAGGATGGGACATGCTGGAGCGATTGTCTCTGGCAGAAAAGGGACTGCAGAAGGGAAGATGGAGGCTTTAAGAGATGCAGGCGTTCATGTTGCGGAGTCTCCAGCGGACATCGGCGCCACGATGCTAAAAGCAATGCAATGAAAATACCGGTTAAGATTTCTCCATTTTTCTTTGTGACAGCGGGGCTGATCGGCTGGATCAATACCATGCAGACCTCCCACCCTTTTATCCTCACCCTCATTTGGATTGGAGTGATTTTTGTTTCGATCCTCGTCCATGAGTATGGCCATGCCCTTACCTCCCGCTACTTTGGGCAAAAACCCCGAATCCAACTTGTTGCTTTTGGAGGGCTCACCTACCCGGAAGGGCCTCGCCTCTGCGGCTGGCGGGAGTTTTTAGTCGTCTTAAATGGTCCGATTTTTGGATTTCTCCTTTTTCTTTGCGCCCTTTTTCTTCTATCGACCGAGTTTTTTGAGAATCCCTATATTCTCTACACACTAAAAATCTTGACCTGGGTTAACCTCTTTTGGACGGTGGTCAATCTCCTTCCTGTGATGCCCCTTGATGGGGGGCAACTTCTCCGTGTTGTTTTTGAGTCAATCTGCGGCGCTAAAGGAATCAAGTATGCAACCTTCACCAGTATGTTCCTCTCTGTTGGGTTTAGTATCACCTTTTTCTTTATCGGCTACTTTCTTATTGGAGCGATCTTTTTCCTCTTTGCCTTTCAGAATTTTAACGCTTGGAAACAGTCGCGGGTGATGACCGAAAGTGACCGGAACGACGACCTTACCGGTAAGCTCAAAGAGATCGAAGACCACCTCAATGCGAACCAAAGAGAAGAGGCAATGCCCAAACTTGAAGAGGTGCGTGAAAAGGCAAAGAAGGGGATGATTTTCAATCTCACCACCCAGTACTTGGCCTCTCTTAAAGCGGAGAAAAACGACCATCAAGCGGTCTATGACCTTCTCAAGCCGATCAAAAGCCACCTCAACCCCGAGTCCAAGATCTACCTGCATCAGGCGGCCTATGAGGTGAAGGATTATCCCCTTGTCATCGAGCTGGCAGGCCCTGCCTTTCAGCTTCTTCCCAACCCCCAGATTGCTGTCCGTAGCGCTGAAGCATGTGCAGCCCTTTCCCAGGTTGAACCAGCTGTCGGCTGGCTCCACGCCGCCCAAAAAGCGGGCATCGAAGACCTCTCACCGATCGTGGCTAAAGAGGCCTTCAATAATATTCGAAATAACCCTGATTTTAAAGTCTAAGTCCTATTCTGCTCTTAGGGAGTAGAACTTCATCATTTGCCCTTGGCGGATGAGGAGGAGGATCCGCTGCCCTGACTTCACATTCTGGAGGGCATCGTTAAACTCGGTGACGTTGGTCACCTTCTGGTGGTTCACCGCCATGACGAGGGAGCCAGGCTGGATCCCCGAGCGACTTGCAGGAGAGTCAGGCTCGATTGAAACAACAATCACCCCTTGGTCATCTTGGTGGAGGCGGTACTTTTGGATGTTTTGGTTCGTCAGGTTGTCGACTGAGATCCCTAGGTGGCGTGAAGCAGTCGTGCTCGAAACGAGGGTATTGGCCCCATAGGTTCCTAGCGTCACGGGGATGGTCATCATCTTTCCATTGCGGTTAACGGTGAGCTTTACGACGGTTCCTGGAGGGAGAAGGACCACATCGTTTCGGAGTTGGCCGGGACTTTTTATCGTATTTCCGTTGAGTTTGGTGATGATATCTCCTTGCTGAAGACCTGCTTTTTCAGCAGGGGAGTCTTCAACGACATCGACGACGAGAGCTCCCTGAGTGGTTTTTGTTCCAAACGCTTCAGCGAGGTCATTGTCAATGGGCTGGAGGGAGACACCGAGGAAACCGCGGGTGACGACTCCATTTTCTACAAGTTGGTGTTTGATATTTTGAAGGATGTTACTCGGAATTGCAAAACCGATTCCCATGTACCCTCCCGACTGGGAGACGATTGCGGTGTTCATCCCAACCACTTTTTTGTCGAGGTCGATAAGGGGTCCTCCCGAGTTACCGGGGTTGATCGCGGCGTCGGTCTGGATAAAGTCTTCGTAGTCGGTGATCTGAAGCCCTTGTCGCCCTTTCGCGCTAATGATTCCGGCAGAAACGCTCGCTTCAAGGCCAAAGGGGTTTCCAATGGCAACGACCCACTCGCCCACTTCGAGGTCATCGGAGTTGCTCATCTCGATGAAGGGGAAATTGCTTCCTTGCTCTTCGTCGATCTTAATAACGGCGATGTCGGTATGGGAGTCTCCTCCGATATAGGAGGCAGAGACCTCGCGGCTCGTTCCATCTTGGAGGGTCACGGTAATCTTTTTGGCACCCCGCACGACGTGGAGGTTGGTCATGATGTAGCCATCTTTCGAAATGATAAAACCCGATCCTTGGCTCACTTGAGGCCCTTGTCTTCTGGGGGGACCACCGAAGAAGCGGTGGAAAAACTCGTCGTTGAACATGTCGTTCGGATCATTGCGTGGGGGAGCCCCCTCTGCGCGGATAAAGACAACCGCAGGGGTGCAATTTTTTGCGACATCGATGAAGGGTTGAGAGAACGATTTTGTATCGGTCTGTGTGCGGCTGGGATTCCGCCCATAGATGGGGGTTGAAATAAGTGAAATGAGTAAAATGATTCCAGTAATAGCTGTGTGCATACTCTCTCCTTGATGTAATTCTTCAATTTAGCAAAAGAGCTCTTTTTTGGTAAGAGGTTTTTTAGAGTTGTTATATTAGTCGTTAAGCCATTTTGTGACTTTTATAAGGAGCATAAAAATTGTTTTTTTCTGATTTTTCTGTATACTAAGGTTATGATGAAAAAAGTGATTCCTATTCCAGTTATGAAAGCTTTACGTAAACTAGGGAGCGATATTAACGATGCCCGTAGGCGGCGCACTATCACGATTGCTCTTATGGCAGAGCGTGCAGGGATCTCACGGACAACTGTTGGGAAGGTTGAAAGAGGCGATCCCACGGCGTCGATGGGAAGCTATGCTGCTGTTTTATTTGCTTTGGGAATGGTGGATAGACTCAGTGATTTAGTGGATGCGATGCATGATGTGATGGGGCGTCAGCTTGAGGACGAGAAGCTCCCTAAAAGGGTCCGTCTCCCAAAGGGGGAGTGAATGAGTAGTCGAGAAGTTATTGTGTCGGTCACCCTAGTGCTCTGTCAACCCTAAAATTGAGGATAGATTGGTTGAGATTTTTTCGGCTGGCAAAGTGTGGAGATCGAACACGAAGCCAGCCGGGAAAAGATAAATCAAGATATCCTAATTCTTAGGGGTGACAGAGCACTAAGTGGGGAGGATGTTCGGATAGGAAGTTTATGGTTTCATACGCGCAATGGTCGAGAAAGAGGGGCTTTTGAGTATGATAAGGACTGGCTGATGCATCCAGAAAAGTTTGCTTTGGAGCCAGCCCTTAAGTTGACTGAAGGCTCTTTTCATACCAAAGCTGGTCGGGGCTTATTTGGTGCGATTGGCGATTCAGCCCCAGATTGTTGGGGGCGCACTCTCATGCGTCGTGCCCATGCCGCAAAGGATAATGATAGGAAGCAGCCGACACTTACCGAAATAGACTACTTATTAGGGGTTAATGATGAGGCGCGTCAGGGAGCGCTCCGTTTTTCGCTTCCAGCGAATGAAAAAACCTTTTTGTCTGCGCAGCGGGAAAAGGTCTTTCCCCCTCTCATACGTCTTCCGAAACTTCTTGCAGCAGCAGACCATGTGATGGAAGACCATGAGAGTGCTGCCGATCTTAAGTTGCTTTTGGCGCCAGGCTCTTCCCTTGGGGGCGCCAGGCCAAAAGCCTCAGTCAAAGATCGAGATGGAAGCCTTGCCATTGCTAAATTTCCGAAAAAAGATGATGAATTTAACGTTCCTGCTTGGGAGGCGGTGGCTCTGATTCTTGCTGAAAGTAGTGGGATAACGGTCCCTTCATGGCGACTTGAAACGGTTTTAAAAAAACCGGTTCTGATCCTTGAGCGCTTTGATAGAAAGGGGGGGCAGAGGATCCCCTTTCTATCATCGATGAGTATGTTAGATGCTGGTGATCATGAAGAGCACAGCTATCTGGAAATTGCTTATGCTATTGCGCAACATGGAGCCTCTCCCACCGAAGATCTAGAAGAGCTCTGGCGACGCATTGTGTTTACCGTCATGATTTCCAATACAGATGACCACCTTCGTAACCATGGTTTTCTCTACGAACGTTATAAAGGGTGGAGGCTGTCGCCTGCCTATGATATGAATCCCACACCCATCCATATCAAGCCAAGGGTATTAACAACAGCAATAGACTTTGAAGATACGGCAGCTTCCTTAGAGACTGCTATGGGGGTCGCGGGAGAGTTTAGGGTATCAAATAAGCGGGCCCATGTAATTATCAAAGAGGTTCAAGCAGCCGTTAAAGAGTGGAGGGCTGTTGCAGAGCGCTTGGGAATTCCTAAGGCTGAGTGTGATCAAATGGCGTCAGCGTTTATTTTTTAACCTCAGATTTCGGTTTATTTCACTCAGCCTCAGGGGATTTTAGCTTTCTTTTCTCCTTTTTGATCTCGGAAAGGGCCATTTAGACCCTTACCTTCGATCCAAAAGAAGAAAATTTAAGCAAAACTCTCTCTGGAGCTAAGCAAACTAAACCTAAAACTGAGGTTTTGTAAGCCCAGTTCCTTCATTTTCAATAAGGGGAGCGCCGGCAAAGGTCACTTTGACCGCTGAGCTGGGATCGAGATGCTCGGAAACCGCCTTCTTCACCTCGTCTTTGCTGGTGATCAGGAGGTGGTCTCGCATCTCTTGGCGCATCTCTTTGGTGTACCCTTCGCGGAAATGGGCATAGCTAGAAATCGCCCGACTTCCAGGAGAGATCGGGGTGTCATAGTCTTGGATAATCCCTAGCTTCGCTTCAAAAAGCTCCCGGTCGGTAAATTTTCCGGCAGCCATCCGGGCAATGCCCTCCTCAAAGGCTTCGAAAGTAAGTCCGATGTGGGGATCGCGGTAGGCGCTCATGTAATAGTTACCGGTAATCGGATTATAGCTGGCGCCAGCGCCATAGGCGCCCCCTTGCTCGCGCACTTTGGTGTGGAGGAAGGTGTTTTGCATCAGCTCGGTTGAGATGCTTAACCCCGAGGCATGGGGGGAGGTGAGGGTGGCCGATGCAATTCCCATCGCTGAAAAGGCAACGGGAGAGCTAATCGGATAAGCCTCTGAAGGAGCTGAGAGGGGAAGGGTAAGTCCTTCCCACGGTCGATAGGGCTTATTAGTGGGGAAGTCACTCAGCCCATAAAACCCTTCCTTCGATAGGGTGTGATACTGATCGTGGTCACAACTTAAAATCAGCTGGGGGGCGGTCAGGTGGAAAAGAAGACTCTTGATCTCTTTCAGTTTTTCAATCAGTGCGGGGAGTTTTTTATCGATTTTTTGGGCGAGGTTTCGGATCCACTGAAAATAGGTAATTCCATGGAGGTGCTCCCCCACATAGGAAGCTTGGGAAAAGGGACTCACGGCCCTTTGAATTGCGTAGGACATGGCGCTTCTATTGAGCCGGTTTTCGAGCGAGGTATGGATCTGCAGGATAAGGTCTTTAATTCGTCCCTTATCGGTTAAGTCGGGAGCGCGACAGACCGTTTTAAACAGGTCGAAAAGCTTATCGAGATTGCGGCTAAGGGTTTTCCCTTTGAAGCCGAAGACGGGCGCAAGGGTATGCGAATCGGTTACCTGCGGGTAGAGATTTAAAAAGGTTCCAAAATCTCCCAGGTAAGCGTTGATGTAGTCGAGGTTTTTCCGGTAGTTCCGCTCTCCAGCGCCGAGCTCTGGAAGGATCGAAAGGAATAGTTGGAGATAGGGGAGATCTTCCTTTGCAATCTGAGGAAGGTCGAAGGCCAGGTGGCCGTAGGCAATATGGTTGGTAAAACACTCATGGTGGAAAACGGTCAGTTGGTCGATTTGCTCCCGGTGAAGGGGAAAGTGAGGGATCTCCTTCGGTACGTCGACCAAGGTGATTTTCGGGAGACACTCGAGCGACTGACTTTCACTTTTTGCCTGGAACTTTTCAAGCTCAGCCGTCTGTTTAACGATTGTCTCTTTTTCTTTTTCGGTGAGGGCCTCTTCGATCTTGTTGAGGCGCTTCTTTTCTTCATCCTGCTCCCGTTTTTCTAACCCACTATCGGGGGAGAAGGTAAAGGTAAGGAAGTGGGGGTTTTTAAGGAGGTATTTTCGAATCAGTCCGGGGAGATAGTCGGGGTCTTTCACCTGGATGAGGAGCTTTTTAAAGTGGCTATGGATCGTCAAGGCATCTTCGGGAAAGCATCCATGCTGCATGGGGAGGATCGAGCGCATAAAGAGGGTGAGGCCAAAGGGGCCATAGTCGCCCGTAATCTCCAAACGAGAAAATTCGAGCTGGTGGATCGCCGCATCAACAAGCTCTTCCTTGATCCCCTTCTCGGCGATCTCTTCCAAGGTTTTTAACAGAACCTCTTGGAGTTTTTCCGTACTTCCACTCTCGCAGCCCCGACAGATGATGATATAGGGAATTTCTCGCATGTCGGTGTCGAGATAGCCATCTGCCTGCGTGCAAAGTCCCGACTTGATCAGGGAATCTTTCAGGGGGGAAGCGTCGGTCTCCATCAAGATCGAATCGAGCACTGCCAAAGCCAGTGCCTCTTCTTGATTTTCGAGCTCGGTGGTGAGCCAACTAAACGAAACAAAGTCTTGCCCCGTTTCTGCGGGGTAGGTGCCCACTTTCTGAATCGGCGCGGCAAAGCGCTGCTGCTTCGGAACCCCTTCAAGTGGGGGAAGTTTTTCAACCCCTTTAAGTGCATGTTTTTGAATGAAGTCGAGATGCTTTTTTAGGGGGAGGTTTCCATAGAAAAAGAAGATCGAACGGCTTGGATGGTAATGGGTCGCATGAAACTCCTTCAGCCCTTCATAGGTGAGGCTGGGGATATCCTTGGGGTCACCTCCTGAGTTAAAAGCGTAGGTTAAGTCAGGTGTTAAATACTTTGTGATCTCCTGCCACAGGCGGGTTTCAGGGTTCGAAAGACTTCCCTTCATTTCGTTGTAGACAACCCCTTTGAAAATCAAATCGGGATCAAACTCAAAGCGGTGTCCCTCCTGCAAAAAGCTCATCTCTTTTAGCTCGGGGGCAAAGACCGCATCGAGGTAGACCTCAAGCAGGTTGTAGAAGTCTTTTTCCACCTGAGAAGCGGCTGGATAGCAGGTAAAGTCGGCCCCTGTCATCGCGTTCATAAAGGTGTTGAGACTCCGCCGGGTCATCGCAAAGAAAGGATCCTTGACCGGGAACTTTTTTGAGCCGCAGAGGACGATATGTTCCAAGATGTGGGCAACGCCTGTCGAGTCGCTCGGCAAGGTCTGTAGCGAGAGGCAAAAGAGGTTTTCAGGATCATCGGCTTCTAGGTGGACCACCCGCGCCCCTGATGGCCCATGCTCAAGCTCATAGAGAACCATCTGGAGCTCCTCGATCGGAGTCACTTTGGTAAAGGTAAAGTCGCGATGGGTATCGCCTATCTTATGCTTGGGAGTCATAACGACTAGTTTAATTCATGACCAAAAAAGTTGCTAGGTAATTTACAGCTAAAAGTGAACTTTTAAAAACGAAGGGAGATTTTGCTGCTCATTCAAAATTGGGTAAGACCCTTGCTGTTAAGCATGGGGATCAAAAAATATCAATTGTTTTGCCTTTTCAAAGAAGGGATTTTCACCGATATTGTTCTTAAAATGAATGCACCATGCCCCTTTTGGGTCGAGGTTTTGAAGGACCTCTAGCTTTTCTTTAAGCTCTAATTGATTAAATTTCTTACTCTGAGATGTAGAGGCCCCTTCTTTAATCATTTGAGATTCCTTTATTTCAGAAATAATGGTATTTTGCCATTTGCCCATGCTCTTTGGCGTAATTTGGGCAAAAATCTCGTGCTTGTTTTTTTCAATATAAAACTCCACTTTACGGTTAGGACAGCTACCAGCTTCATAAATGTACTCATAAGTAGACACATGATTTGCATTGGTTGTTATAGACATTTTTTGCCTCTTTTTGATTAGTTCAAGCAAACTTTACGTCATTTTAACATGACGTATGAATTAACTGACAGTCCTGGGATTCGATTTTTGGCATGGTTCAAAATAGGGTAACATCTTTTGTAGAAAAAGTGTAAGTGAGGGCCCCGGTCAGGGCCCTTTTTGTTTACCAGGTCAAGCTAGCCGAAGATTGGTACTCGGTTACCCGCGTTTCGAAGAAGTTTTTCTCCTTGCCGAGATCGATCGTCTCGCTCATCCAGGGGAAGGGGTTCTTCGAGTTGTATTGGGTCTTGAGACCAATCCGCTCGAGGCGGCGATCGGCGATGTACTGGGCATACTCGCGGAACATCGGGGCTGTGAGACCGAGGATCCCTTTGGGAAGGCAGTCCTCAGCGTAGCGGATCTCAAGCTCGACGGCATGCCGGATCTTATCGGTGATGTAGGCTTGGAAGTCAGAAGACCAAAGCTCGGGGTTTTCCTCTTTAATCCCGTTGATCAGATCGATCCCAAAGTTAAGGTGGATCGTCTCATCGCGGAGGATGTATTGGAACTGCTCACCGATTCCGGTCATTTTGTTTTGCCGGTGGAGCGAGAGGATCATCGCAAAGCCGCTATAGAAGAAGATCCCTTCCATAATGATGTAGAAGCCGATCAGGTTCTCAAGGAACTTTTGGGCCCCTTCTTGGGTCTTTGTGTCAAAGTTGTTTGCTAATATATCTTGGGTGAGATTCATCTCGAAGGCATCTTTATCGTGGATGGCGGGGATCTCATTATACATGTTAAAGATCTCCCCTTCATCGAGGGCTAGTGACTCAACAATATAATGGAACGTATGAGTGTGGATCGCCTCTTCAAACGCTTGCCGGAGGAGATACTGACGACACTCGGGGTTGGTCACATATTTATAGATCGCGAGTGTGATGTTGTTGGCTACAAGACTCTCTGCGGTGCTAAAGAAGCCAAGGTTTCTCATAATGAGGAGACGCTCTGCTTCGGAAAGTTGGTTCGACTTCCAGATCTCGATATCTTTTGCCATCGGGACTTCGGTGGGCATCCAATGGTTAGCACACCCATTGAGGTAGTGCTCCCATGCCCAGTTATACTTTAAGGGCATGAGTTGGTTGACATCGACGGTGGTACAATTAATAAGCCTTTTTTCGGCGGCTTTGGCCCTTTTTTCTTGGTGCATATTATTCTCCTAATAAGCTTATTGACAACTTTCACATCCTTCTTCGAGATTGCAAACCGGTACAGAGGGTTCGCTTTCTCGGTCAATTTTCACCCTTGCGGAAGGGGACTCACTCTTCATCCAGCGGGGCTGGAGAGAGCGTTTGTTAATATCGAGGGTGGACTTTTCGATTTGGGTCGCCCCTAACGTGCGGCAGTAGTAGGTGGTTTTCACCCCTTTTTTCCATGCAAAGAGATACATGTTATGGAGCTTTTTCCCACTGGGCTCGGCTAAGTAGAGGTTGAGCGACTGCGCCTGGTCGATCCACTTTTGCCGGCGAGAACCACACTCGATGATCCACTCGGAATCGATCTCAAAGCAGGTGAGGTACTGCTTTTTCAAATCTTCGGGGATCCGCTCGATTTCAAGGACCGATCCATCAAAGTATTTGAGGTCGTCGATCATCTGGTTGTCCCAGACCTTGAGCTTTTTAAGCTCTGCGACAAGGTGGGGGTTACAGAAGGTGAACTCTCCAGAGAGGTTCGACTTGGCGTAAAGGTTTTTATAGTTGGGCTCGATCGAAGCGGTCACCCCTGCGATATTGGCAATCGTTGCCGTCGGGGCAATGGCCATCACATTACTGTGACGCATCCCATGCTTTTGGATCGACTCCCGCACCTTACTCCAGTCCATTGAAGTGGAGCGGTCCATTTCCACCGTTTCTCCCCGCTCTTTTTCGAGAAGATCGATGGTGTCGATCGGGAGAAGTCCTCTTTCCCACTTCGATCCCTTGTAGCTGGGGTAGGGGTTCCGCTCTTTGGCAAGCTCACTCGAGTAAAGGATCGCATAGTAAGAGATTATCTCCATACTCTTGTCAGCAAACTCAACCGCTTCGTGGCTGGCGTAGCTCACCCCTAAGATGTTGAGGGCATCTTGGAAGCCCATGAGCCCCAAGCCAATCGCTCGGTGAGCCATGTTGGCAGTTTTGGTCTCAGGGATCGGGTAGAAGTTGACATCGATCACATTGTCCAACATCCGGATGGCGGTATGGATCGTTTGGGCCAGCTTCTTTTCGTCGAGCCCTTTTTCGGTCACATGCTCGGCAAGGTTGACCGAACCGAGGTTACAGACCGCCGTTTCCTCTTTGGAAGTGTTGAGGAGAATCTCGGTGCAAAGGTTTGAGCTATGCACCACTCCCGTATGGTCTTGGGGGGAGCGGATGTTAGCGGGATCTTTGAAGGTGATCCAAGGGTGGCCTGTTTCAAAGAGCATGCTGAGCATTTTCCGCCACAGCTGCAACGCCTCGACCCGTTTCCAAAGGGTGATCTTCCCTTCGTCGGCCATCTTTTCATACTCGGTGTACCGCTTTTCAAACGCCTTTCCATATAGGTCATGAAGGTCAGGGGTTTCATTGGGGCTAAAGAGGGTCCACGTCCCATTTTCTTTCACCCGCTTCATGAAGAGATCGGGAATCCAGTTGGCGGTGTTCATATCGTGGGTCCGTCGCCGCTCATCTCCCGTGTTTTTACGGAGCTCGATGAAGTCTTCAATGTCGATGTGCCACGTTTCGAGATAGGCGCACATCGCCCCTTTCCGCTTTCCTCCCTGGTTGACAGCAACAGCGGTGTCGTTGGCCACTTTAAGGAAGGGGATAATCCCTTGGCTCTGCCCGTTGGTCCCTTTGATGCGGGCCCCGGTTCCACGGACGTTGGTCCAGTCATTGCCTAGGCCGCCTGCCCACTTGGAGAGTTGCGCATCATCGGCAACGGTTTTAAAGATGTGCTCAAGGTCATCCATCACCGTTGAAAGGTAGCAGGAGCTCAGCTGCGAGTGAGTGGTTCCCGAGTTGAAAAGGGTCGGGGTTGCCGAGAGATAGTCATGCTTGGAGAGGGTCTCATAAAACTGGAGGGCATACTTGGTTTTGTCTTCTTCATTAATGGACAGTCCCATCGCCACCCGCATCCAGAAGATCTGGGGAGTTTCAAGGCGGCGCCCCATATCATGGATAAAGTAGCGGTCATACAGGGTCTGCAGCCCCAAATATTGGAACTTGTCATCCCGCTCCAGTTTCATCGCTTTGCCAAGAGCGTCGAGGTCAAAATCGGCAAGCTTTGGGCTGACCCGCTCAATTTTAATGCCGTGGGCGATATATTCTTTAAAGTAAGCGTGGTGTTTTTTCTCCACGTCGTGATCGAGGGTGTCACAACCGATTGTTTCCCGGTAAAGGACATCTAAAAGGAGGCGGGCCGAAATCTTAGAATAGATCGGATCCTTTTCGATGTGGGCTTTGGTCGCCATAATCAACGCTTGGTCTATCTCTTCTTCCTTAATCCCTTCATAGAAATTGAGGATCGCCCCTTCTAAAAGGTCTTCAGGTTTTACGATCTTTTCAAAACCGCGGCAGGCGTGGTCGAGACGGTCGAGAAGCTCAGACTCAGAGATCGTTTTGCCCCCCTCCATCTCAAACTTTCTCTCTCCATCTTTAGCTTTCCGCCGTTTCTTTTTAGGACGAGCGGCCGTTGCAGCTGTCTGCTGCCCCTTTTCAGCTCGGTAGAGGATGTAGCTTTTGGCTGCTTGGAAGTAGCCAGCGCCCATCAAAGCTTCTTCAACCAGGTTCTGAATGTGGTGAACGTGAAGCTCTTCGGTTTTGGCTAGGTTAACCGCTTCCCCAACGACCTGCTGTGAAAGGGTGTTGACAATCGAGATGATCTCATCAGGGGTTGGCCCTTCAATCTCATGCAGGCGGCGGAAGATTTTTTCCATCGAGGCAGCCACCTTAATCGGATTGAAGCGGACCGGGTTTTCACTATCTTTTCGGATAATCTTTAGGTTTCTTGGGTCATCTCCCCGCATCTCTTTGTGGTGATCTCTATAAATAATGTAGTCGCGTGCCACATCGTGATGCCCATTTTTCATCAATGTGACCTCAACCAGATCCTGAATTCCCTCAACCGTTAAAGTGACATTTTTCGACGCGAGCTCAAAAAGTTTGTCCACCACCTCATTGGTAATGACCTCAGCAATTTGGATCAAATCTTTGGGAAGGGGCGCTTCCTTGCTTAGCTTTTTGGTGTCACGAAATGCCGCCTCAATGGCCTTAAAGATCCGCTCTTTTCGGAAAGGGACGATGGTTCCATTCCGCTTCACAACGGTGAACGTCTTTTCACCCGCTGCGATGTTCGCTTCTTTGAAAGAAGAGAGCATTTCTTTAGAATTATTGGGCGTTTTAGAATCTGATTTTACCATATTAAATACCTCGATTTTGGAACTAAATTCCTAATAATTTAGATTTTCAGTAAATTATG
It encodes:
- a CDS encoding site-2 protease family protein — translated: MKIPVKISPFFFVTAGLIGWINTMQTSHPFILTLIWIGVIFVSILVHEYGHALTSRYFGQKPRIQLVAFGGLTYPEGPRLCGWREFLVVLNGPIFGFLLFLCALFLLSTEFFENPYILYTLKILTWVNLFWTVVNLLPVMPLDGGQLLRVVFESICGAKGIKYATFTSMFLSVGFSITFFFIGYFLIGAIFFLFAFQNFNAWKQSRVMTESDRNDDLTGKLKEIEDHLNANQREEAMPKLEEVREKAKKGMIFNLTTQYLASLKAEKNDHQAVYDLLKPIKSHLNPESKIYLHQAAYEVKDYPLVIELAGPAFQLLPNPQIAVRSAEACAALSQVEPAVGWLHAAQKAGIEDLSPIVAKEAFNNIRNNPDFKV
- a CDS encoding insulinase family protein, giving the protein MTPKHKIGDTHRDFTFTKVTPIEELQMVLYELEHGPSGARVVHLEADDPENLFCLSLQTLPSDSTGVAHILEHIVLCGSKKFPVKDPFFAMTRRSLNTFMNAMTGADFTCYPAASQVEKDFYNLLEVYLDAVFAPELKEMSFLQEGHRFEFDPDLIFKGVVYNEMKGSLSNPETRLWQEITKYLTPDLTYAFNSGGDPKDIPSLTYEGLKEFHATHYHPSRSIFFFYGNLPLKKHLDFIQKHALKGVEKLPPLEGVPKQQRFAAPIQKVGTYPAETGQDFVSFSWLTTELENQEEALALAVLDSILMETDASPLKDSLIKSGLCTQADGYLDTDMREIPYIIICRGCESGSTEKLQEVLLKTLEEIAEKGIKEELVDAAIHQLEFSRLEITGDYGPFGLTLFMRSILPMQHGCFPEDALTIHSHFKKLLIQVKDPDYLPGLIRKYLLKNPHFLTFTFSPDSGLEKREQDEEKKRLNKIEEALTEKEKETIVKQTAELEKFQAKSESQSLECLPKITLVDVPKEIPHFPLHREQIDQLTVFHHECFTNHIAYGHLAFDLPQIAKEDLPYLQLFLSILPELGAGERNYRKNLDYINAYLGDFGTFLNLYPQVTDSHTLAPVFGFKGKTLSRNLDKLFDLFKTVCRAPDLTDKGRIKDLILQIHTSLENRLNRSAMSYAIQRAVSPFSQASYVGEHLHGITYFQWIRNLAQKIDKKLPALIEKLKEIKSLLFHLTAPQLILSCDHDQYHTLSKEGFYGLSDFPTNKPYRPWEGLTLPLSAPSEAYPISSPVAFSAMGIASATLTSPHASGLSISTELMQNTFLHTKVREQGGAYGAGASYNPITGNYYMSAYRDPHIGLTFEAFEEGIARMAAGKFTDRELFEAKLGIIQDYDTPISPGSRAISSYAHFREGYTKEMRQEMRDHLLITSKDEVKKAVSEHLDPSSAVKVTFAGAPLIENEGTGLTKPQF
- a CDS encoding DegQ family serine endoprotease; protein product: MHTAITGIILLISLISTPIYGRNPSRTQTDTKSFSQPFIDVAKNCTPAVVFIRAEGAPPRNDPNDMFNDEFFHRFFGGPPRRQGPQVSQGSGFIISKDGYIMTNLHVVRGAKKITVTLQDGTSREVSASYIGGDSHTDIAVIKIDEEQGSNFPFIEMSNSDDLEVGEWVVAIGNPFGLEASVSAGIISAKGRQGLQITDYEDFIQTDAAINPGNSGGPLIDLDKKVVGMNTAIVSQSGGYMGIGFAIPSNILQNIKHQLVENGVVTRGFLGVSLQPIDNDLAEAFGTKTTQGALVVDVVEDSPAEKAGLQQGDIITKLNGNTIKSPGQLRNDVVLLPPGTVVKLTVNRNGKMMTIPVTLGTYGANTLVSSTTASRHLGISVDNLTNQNIQKYRLHQDDQGVIVVSIEPDSPASRSGIQPGSLVMAVNHQKVTNVTEFNDALQNVKSGQRILLLIRQGQMMKFYSLRAE
- a CDS encoding ribonucleotide-diphosphate reductase subunit beta, encoding MHQEKRAKAAEKRLINCTTVDVNQLMPLKYNWAWEHYLNGCANHWMPTEVPMAKDIEIWKSNQLSEAERLLIMRNLGFFSTAESLVANNITLAIYKYVTNPECRQYLLRQAFEEAIHTHTFHYIVESLALDEGEIFNMYNEIPAIHDKDAFEMNLTQDILANNFDTKTQEGAQKFLENLIGFYIIMEGIFFYSGFAMILSLHRQNKMTGIGEQFQYILRDETIHLNFGIDLINGIKEENPELWSSDFQAYITDKIRHAVELEIRYAEDCLPKGILGLTAPMFREYAQYIADRRLERIGLKTQYNSKNPFPWMSETIDLGKEKNFFETRVTEYQSSASLTW
- a CDS encoding type II toxin-antitoxin system HipA family toxin, producing MEIEHEASREKINQDILILRGDRALSGEDVRIGSLWFHTRNGRERGAFEYDKDWLMHPEKFALEPALKLTEGSFHTKAGRGLFGAIGDSAPDCWGRTLMRRAHAAKDNDRKQPTLTEIDYLLGVNDEARQGALRFSLPANEKTFLSAQREKVFPPLIRLPKLLAAADHVMEDHESAADLKLLLAPGSSLGGARPKASVKDRDGSLAIAKFPKKDDEFNVPAWEAVALILAESSGITVPSWRLETVLKKPVLILERFDRKGGQRIPFLSSMSMLDAGDHEEHSYLEIAYAIAQHGASPTEDLEELWRRIVFTVMISNTDDHLRNHGFLYERYKGWRLSPAYDMNPTPIHIKPRVLTTAIDFEDTAASLETAMGVAGEFRVSNKRAHVIIKEVQAAVKEWRAVAERLGIPKAECDQMASAFIF
- a CDS encoding helix-turn-helix domain-containing protein — encoded protein: MKKVIPIPVMKALRKLGSDINDARRRRTITIALMAERAGISRTTVGKVERGDPTASMGSYAAVLFALGMVDRLSDLVDAMHDVMGRQLEDEKLPKRVRLPKGE